The following is a genomic window from Shewanella avicenniae.
GTGGCAGCGGCTATCGAACAGAACCACGATGATCGCGGCATCATTTGGCCGGACGCGATTGCGCCGTTCAAAGTGGGCATTTTGCCAATGAACATGCACAAATCACATCGCGTGACCGATATTGCTGAAAAGCTTTATAAAGACTTGAACGACGCCGGCATCGAAGTAATGTTTGATGATCGTAAAGAGCGCCCAGGCGTGATGTTCGCCGATATGGAACTGGTCGGCATTCCACACACTATCGTGATTGGTGACCGCAACATCGACAGCGGCGTATTTGAATACAAAAATCGTCGCACCGGTGAAAAACAAGATATCCCAATGGATCAAATCGTTGAGTTCATTAAAAACGCAGTGTGCTAATACTGCGCTTTAATTGAACAATATCAGTGAAAACGCTCCGCAAGTCGGAGCGTTTTTATTTGCACTGATTCACAAAATCAGCATAAAAAAATGCAGCCATTCGAGAGCCGAAATGGCTGCATTTTTATCAAAGCTGCGCTTATGCTTGGGTATCTACACTCGCGCCGCCTTGCGATACCATCACCATGGCAGGACGCAACAAACGGTCGTTCAACAGATAACCTTTTTGCATCACCAGCATCACAGTATTAGCTGGGAATTCAGCACTTGGCTGCATACCAATCGCTTGATGCTGTTCTGGATTAAAGGCTTCACCCACTGGGTCAACCGCTTTCACACCGAACTTCTCTACCGCACTGATAAAGGTCTTCAGCGTCAGCTCAACACCTTCAAGTACGGGCTTAATCGCATCGTCTGCATTCTCAGCGCCCACCAGTGCTCGCTCCATGTTGTCGATAACCGGCAACAGCTCGTTGGCGAATTTTTCCAAGGCAAACTTATGTGCCTTTTCAACATCTAACGCTGCACGACGACGTACGTTTTCTGATTCCGCAGCCGCACGCAAAACAGAATCTTTCTGCTCTGCTACCTTAGCTTCGGCTTCAGCCAAAGCTTGTTCCAGTTCCTCAATGCGGAAGTTGGCTTGGGTCAGCTCGTCAATCACGTCAGCGACGTTTTCAGCGGTAGTTTCTGTGGCACCAGTTTCATTTTCCTGAACAGTTTCTACCACTTCTTCAACCTGCTCCTGCCCTGCTTTTGATGACTCGTTGCTCATTGTTACTCCAGCTAAAAATGCTTTGTTTCTGCATACTCTGCGCATATTATGGGGATCAATTCCGCTGTTTCAACCCTGAGCCGGTTAATTTTATGACCTCAGAATTTCATACCATAGGTCTGATTGGTAAACCTCACCATAAGGGCACTAATCAAACACTCAACCGCTTACTGCATTGGTTACACGCAAAAGGTTATGAAGTGCTCGTGGAAGAACGGGTGGCAAGCGAGCTGGAAGCAAAAGTTGAAGCGGTTGATCTGCTCGAAATCGGCGAACGTTGCCAAATGGCTATAGTGGTCGGTGGTGACGGCAATATGTTGGGCGCAGCACGAGTGCTGGCACGCTTTGGCATTGCCGTGATCGGGGTTAACCGAGGCAATTTAGGCTTTCTTACCGATTTATCACCCGATGCCTTTGAAGAGCCGCTCGCCGAAGTGTTGGCGGGCAATTATGAGATTGAACATCGCTTTCTGCTGGAAACCAAAGTCTATCGTCATGGTGAAGTAAAAGCCTGTAATACCGCGGTAAACGAAGCCGTGCTTCACCCAGGTAAAATCGCCCACATGATTGAATTTGAAGTCTATATTGACGACAGATTTATGTACAGCCAACGCGCCGACGGCATGATTGTGTCTACACCAACTGGGTCAACAGCCTATTCGCTGTCCGCCGGTGGCTCGATTTTGACCCCAAATCTGCAAGCATTGATTTTGGTGCCGATGTTTCCGCACACCCTGTCTTGTCGGCCGATTGTGGTGGATGCCGCCAGCATCATTAAATTGGTGGTTTCACCACACAATGGTGAACCGTTAGAAGTTGGTTGTGACGGTCATGTCACTTTGGCCGTATTGCCCGGTGATGAAATTATTATTCAGCGCTGCAGTGAGCAGCTAAAGCTGATTCATCCGAAGGGATATAACTACTTTCACGTGTTAAGAAACAAATTAGGCTGGGGCAGCAAACTGTTCTGAACCGGCAAATTCTTACAAGTTACCGCCGACTTTAGACACTTTATTACATTTGGTAACTTTTATTTAAACTTATATTCAAAACTAACGTCTCTTTCCTCATTGGAAAGAGACGTTTTTTTATGCTTGCAACTCATTGTTTTTACTTAATTATATTACTTATTCAGTATTTACAAATTTAACATTTGCCAAATCATGGTGATCTATATCACATTAGCGGTTTGTGATAGATGGCAAACTTTGCATCACGAATGAAAAAAACAGATCACTTTATTGCTAAAACAAGCTTAATAATGCCAATAAATAGATTTGCAGCATGAGCATTCATCTAACTATTCAATAACAGAATTATTCGCCAAGATTTTATGAGACTTATGTCACATTCGCTGTTTTTCAGTTTTCGCTTAAGTTCTCATTGGTTAAAACTACCTTAATTCCCCCCTAGCAAGATGATCCAGATCATGATGATGTGAGCGGAATTGATAAAGATTATGCTGAATTAAAAAAATGACCGGCAGTTGTATGTGGGGAAGCCGGCAAACATCACAACTAAAAAGCAACATGAACAAAAAGAGGCAAAAATGACCTTTCTGCAACTAATAGCAAGTCTCAGCCCAGTAATTAGCGTCATGCTGTTCCTGGTTTTATTGCGCTTACCAGCATCTAAAGCTATGCCGATTTCTGCAGTGATTACCGCACTTGCAGCAGTCTTTGTTTGGCACATGGACACTAACATGCTTGCCGCATCTGTGGTCGAAGGTTTGTTGTCAGCGATTACTCCGCTGACCATCATCTTTGGCGCAGTATTCCTGCTCAACACGCTTAAATATTCAGGTGCGATGGACACCATTCGCGCCGGTTTCACTAACATCAGTGCTGACGCTCGGGTGCAAGTGATTATCATCTGTTGGCTGTTTGGTGCCTTTATTGAAGGTTCTGCTGGCTTCGGTACACCTGCCGCAATCGGCGCACCGTTGTTGGTGTTACTGGGCATTCCACCCGTTGCTGCCGCAGTTGTTGCCCTGATTGCTGACTCTGTCTGTGTATCGTTCGGTGCGATTGGTCTGCCAGTTACCTTTGGTATGAAACAAGGTCTGATCCAAAACGGTACCAGCATGGCCAGCAGCTACTTTGACGCTCACGGCGGTAGCTTCGACGGTTATGCGCAGTTCATCGCTCACCATATGATCACTATGGACTTGATTACAGGTTCATTGATCCCATTAGTTATGGTTGCAGTGTTGACTGGCTTTTTTGGTCGCAACAAATCGTTTAAAGAAGGTTTGGCGGTGTGGAAATTTGCCCTGTTCGCCGGTTTAGCCTTCACTGTACCAGCCTGGACCATCAACTACTTCGCCGGTCCTGAATTCCCATCGGTTATCGGTTCATTGATCGGTATGGCGATTGTGATCCCAGTGGCGAAAAAAGGGCTGCTGTTGCCTAAAACACCATGGAACGACTTTGCTGAGAATGACAATAATGCCGATGCAGGTCTGCATACCGAAGTGCGTTTTTCTCAGTTAGCAGCGTGGTCTCCTTATTTGATCATGGCGGCACTGTTGGTATTGTCACGCGTGGTAACCCCATTAAAAGCGTGGTTGAGCAGCTTTAACATCAACATCACGGGTATTATGGGCACCAGCCTTAAAGCAAGTTTTGCCACCTTCTACGCACCGGGTATTTTCTTCGTCGCCGTGTGTATCCTTGGCTTCTTCCTATTCAGAATGAACGCTCAAGCGATTAAAACGTCTGTTGGCGTATCATGTAAGTCAATGATCCCAACTATTATTTCACTAGGCGCATCAGTGCCTATGGTTAAAATCTTCCTTAACTCAGGGACTAACGATGCGGATCTGTCTTCAATGCCAGTCGCATTGGCACAAATGTTAGGCTCATCACTGGGCTCAGTATGGGAATGGGTATCACCTATCGTAGGTATCTTCGGTGCCTTCCTGTCAGGTAGTGCCACCTTCTCTAACATGATGTTCTCTGGGTTACAGTACAGTGTTGCCGAAAATATCGGCGGCAATCACACCATCTTCCTTGCACTTCAGGGCATGGGCGCTAACGCCGGTAACATGTTGTGCGTGATGAACGTTGTGGCAGCGGCTACCGTGGTAGGTATGGCTGGTCGCGAGTCTGAAATCATCCGTAAAACTATGCCGGTAGCAATCTGCTATGCACTTCTGGCTGGTACTATCGCCTTCGTTTGGGGCGGTTACTAACAGCTGACTGAACAATAATGCGTGAGCGGAAACCAATGTAGTTTCCGCCAATTCAGTGAGTTCAATGTATAAAGAGATGCATTATGTCTATTAATTATCAAGCCGTAGTACAGGACTTGCGTCATTCTCTGGGGGAAAGCGCAGTTAGTGATGATCCAGTTCGTCGTTTTGCCTGGTCTACCGACGCCAGTTATTTTCGTATAGTGCCAGAAGTGGTGGTGCACGCTGAGAATCTGGATCAAGTCAAACAAACCTTAGCTGTAGCAAGAAAACACAAAGCTCCTGTTACCTTCCGTGCCGCCGGTACCAGCTTGTCAGGACAAGCCATTGGTGAAGGCATTTTATTGATGTTGGGCTTTGATGGTTTCCGCACCTTGAATATCAACGAGGATGCTTCAGCCATTACCTTAGGCGCAGCGATTATTGGTAGTGATGCCAACGCCGCACTTAAAAAATTCAACAAGAAAATCGGCCCAGACCCCGCCACGCTGACCTCTGCTATGGTCGGTGGTATCTATTCTAACAACGCCTCAGGCATGTGCTGTGGTACTGCACAAAACAGCTATCAAACCGTTAAGTCGGTGAAGTTAGTGTTAGCCGACGGCACTGAGTTAGATACCGGCAATGAAGCCTCTAAAGCAGTGTTCCGTGAAACTCACGCTAACCTGCTCGAGCAAGTGAAACAACTGGGTGAAATGGCGCGTGGCAACGAAGCGTTAGCTGCTCGTATCCGTAAAAAATACGCCATTAAAAACACCACAGGTTACAGCCTCAATGCGCTGGTCGATTTTGAAGATCCATTCGATATCATCGAGCACTTGATGGTGGGTGCTGAAGGCACCTTGGCCTTTGTGAACGAAGTGACCTATCACACCGTTATTGAAGCCAAGTACAAAGCCTCTGCCATGGCGGTATTCTTCAACATGGAAGACGCTGCGCGCGCGATTCCACCGATTATCGGTGAAAGCGTGGCTGCGGCTGAACTGCTCGACTGGGCATCGATTAAAGCGGTAACCGGTAAGCCAGGCATGCCTGATTGGATCGGTTCACTGCCAGAAGGCTCAGCGATTCTGCTGATTGAATCCCGCTCAGATGATGAAGCTACGTTAGAAAGCTACACCAAAGATGTGATTGAAAAATTAGCATTTTTGGAAACTGAACGTCCTATCACCTTCAGTAAAGACCCTGCGGTTTACGGTAAATACTGGGCGATGCGTTCTGGCTTATTCCCGATCATTGGTGGCGCACGTCCAAAAGGCACGTCAGTGATCATTGAAGACGTGGCCTTTGAAGTTGAACACTTGGCTAACGCCGCCCATGATCTGACCGAACTGTTCCACAAACATGGTTATCATGAAGGGGTAATTTACGGCCACGCGTTGGCAGGTAACTTCCACTTTATCATTACCCCAACCTTTGCGACCCAAGACGATATCACCCGTTTCCATAACTTTATGGATGACGTGGCGGATATGGTGATCAACAAGTACGACGGCTCAATGAAAGCTGAGCACGGTACTGGTCGCGCTGTAGCACCGTTTGTGGAAGCTGAATGGGGCACTGATGCCTACACCCTGATGAAGAGCATCAAGCAAGTATTCGACCCAGAAGGCTTGCTCAACCCCGGGGTTATCCTCAACGACGATAAAAACGTCCACATTAAAAACATTAAACCATGTCCAGTGGTTGATGATTTTGTTGACCGTTGTATCGAATGTGGTTTCTGCGAAAAAACTTGCCCTACCTCAGCATTGAACCTGACGCCACGTCAACGTATTGCGACCTTGCGTGAAATCTCACGTTTGGAAAGCAGCGGTGACAAAGAAGGCGCAGAGAAGATGCGTGCTGCGGCTAAATACGATGTAGTGGATACCTGTGCCGCCTGTCAGCTGTGTACCATTGCCTGTCCAGTGGATAACAGCATGGGCAATCTGGTGCGTAAACTGCGTACACCGTATATCACCAGTACCCAACAAAAAGTGCTCGATTTCCAAGCCAATAACTGGGGCGCGGTTAACCAAGCACTGGCAACTGGATTTAATATCCTCAACGTACTGCACAAAGTGACGGGCGATAGCATCACCGGTGGCTTGATGAAAGCTGGCCGCATGATCTCAAGTGAAGTGCCTTACTGGAACCCAGATTTTCCAAAAGGCGGTAACTTGCCACAACCTTCTGCGCCTGTGGCAGGTCAACCAAGCGTGATTTACTTTGCAGCTTGCGGCGGCCGTACCTTTGGTAAGACCCCACAAGACCCAGATGATCGTACCCTGCCAGATGTGACCGTTGCATTATTAGAACGTGCTGGCTTTAACGTGATCACTCCACCGAAGACTCGTAGCCTGTGCTGCGGTCAGATGTGGGAATCTAAAGGCGACTTCAAAAACGCCGATGGCAAACGTGATGAGCTGATTGGGGTACTGCGTGACATCTCTAATAACGGTCAAATCCCGATTGTGATTGATGCGTTGTCATGTACTTATCGCACTCTGACAGGCAACCCTGAGTTCAAGATCCTCGACTTAGTGGATTTCATTCACGATGAAGTGATGCCAAAGCTCACCATCAAGAAGAAATCTACCGTAGCGCTGCACTTAGGCTGTTCAGCTCGTAAGATGCACATTGAGCCGAAGATGGAAGCTATTGCGGCAGCCTGCTCAAGCAATATCGTGCGTCCTGAAGGCATTGTCTGTTGTGGTTACGCCGGTGAAAAAGGTTTGTACAAGCCTGAAATCAACGAAACTGCGCTGCGTAACATCAAGAAACTGCTGCCTGCAGAAGCCAAAGAAGGCTACTACGCTAACCGCATGTGTGAAGTTGGCTTAAGCCATCACAGCGGCATTTCGTATCG
Proteins encoded in this region:
- the grpE gene encoding nucleotide exchange factor GrpE, encoding MSNESSKAGQEQVEEVVETVQENETGATETTAENVADVIDELTQANFRIEELEQALAEAEAKVAEQKDSVLRAAAESENVRRRAALDVEKAHKFALEKFANELLPVIDNMERALVGAENADDAIKPVLEGVELTLKTFISAVEKFGVKAVDPVGEAFNPEQHQAIGMQPSAEFPANTVMLVMQKGYLLNDRLLRPAMVMVSQGGASVDTQA
- the nadK gene encoding NAD(+) kinase gives rise to the protein MTSEFHTIGLIGKPHHKGTNQTLNRLLHWLHAKGYEVLVEERVASELEAKVEAVDLLEIGERCQMAIVVGGDGNMLGAARVLARFGIAVIGVNRGNLGFLTDLSPDAFEEPLAEVLAGNYEIEHRFLLETKVYRHGEVKACNTAVNEAVLHPGKIAHMIEFEVYIDDRFMYSQRADGMIVSTPTGSTAYSLSAGGSILTPNLQALILVPMFPHTLSCRPIVVDAASIIKLVVSPHNGEPLEVGCDGHVTLAVLPGDEIIIQRCSEQLKLIHPKGYNYFHVLRNKLGWGSKLF
- a CDS encoding L-lactate permease, whose product is MTFLQLIASLSPVISVMLFLVLLRLPASKAMPISAVITALAAVFVWHMDTNMLAASVVEGLLSAITPLTIIFGAVFLLNTLKYSGAMDTIRAGFTNISADARVQVIIICWLFGAFIEGSAGFGTPAAIGAPLLVLLGIPPVAAAVVALIADSVCVSFGAIGLPVTFGMKQGLIQNGTSMASSYFDAHGGSFDGYAQFIAHHMITMDLITGSLIPLVMVAVLTGFFGRNKSFKEGLAVWKFALFAGLAFTVPAWTINYFAGPEFPSVIGSLIGMAIVIPVAKKGLLLPKTPWNDFAENDNNADAGLHTEVRFSQLAAWSPYLIMAALLVLSRVVTPLKAWLSSFNINITGIMGTSLKASFATFYAPGIFFVAVCILGFFLFRMNAQAIKTSVGVSCKSMIPTIISLGASVPMVKIFLNSGTNDADLSSMPVALAQMLGSSLGSVWEWVSPIVGIFGAFLSGSATFSNMMFSGLQYSVAENIGGNHTIFLALQGMGANAGNMLCVMNVVAAATVVGMAGRESEIIRKTMPVAICYALLAGTIAFVWGGY
- a CDS encoding FAD-binding and (Fe-S)-binding domain-containing protein gives rise to the protein MSINYQAVVQDLRHSLGESAVSDDPVRRFAWSTDASYFRIVPEVVVHAENLDQVKQTLAVARKHKAPVTFRAAGTSLSGQAIGEGILLMLGFDGFRTLNINEDASAITLGAAIIGSDANAALKKFNKKIGPDPATLTSAMVGGIYSNNASGMCCGTAQNSYQTVKSVKLVLADGTELDTGNEASKAVFRETHANLLEQVKQLGEMARGNEALAARIRKKYAIKNTTGYSLNALVDFEDPFDIIEHLMVGAEGTLAFVNEVTYHTVIEAKYKASAMAVFFNMEDAARAIPPIIGESVAAAELLDWASIKAVTGKPGMPDWIGSLPEGSAILLIESRSDDEATLESYTKDVIEKLAFLETERPITFSKDPAVYGKYWAMRSGLFPIIGGARPKGTSVIIEDVAFEVEHLANAAHDLTELFHKHGYHEGVIYGHALAGNFHFIITPTFATQDDITRFHNFMDDVADMVINKYDGSMKAEHGTGRAVAPFVEAEWGTDAYTLMKSIKQVFDPEGLLNPGVILNDDKNVHIKNIKPCPVVDDFVDRCIECGFCEKTCPTSALNLTPRQRIATLREISRLESSGDKEGAEKMRAAAKYDVVDTCAACQLCTIACPVDNSMGNLVRKLRTPYITSTQQKVLDFQANNWGAVNQALATGFNILNVLHKVTGDSITGGLMKAGRMISSEVPYWNPDFPKGGNLPQPSAPVAGQPSVIYFAACGGRTFGKTPQDPDDRTLPDVTVALLERAGFNVITPPKTRSLCCGQMWESKGDFKNADGKRDELIGVLRDISNNGQIPIVIDALSCTYRTLTGNPEFKILDLVDFIHDEVMPKLTIKKKSTVALHLGCSARKMHIEPKMEAIAAACSSNIVRPEGIVCCGYAGEKGLYKPEINETALRNIKKLLPAEAKEGYYANRMCEVGLSHHSGISYRHLAYLLEECTR